Proteins from a single region of Limosilactobacillus fermentum:
- the secG gene encoding preprotein translocase subunit SecG has translation MENTLMTLFLIDCVVMIACVMMQPAKNDNDSMSALTGGSGDLFSRRKARGFEAVMQIVTVIVGIIFFVLALALVYVSSH, from the coding sequence GTGGAAAATACGTTAATGACCCTGTTTTTGATCGATTGCGTGGTCATGATCGCGTGCGTGATGATGCAGCCGGCCAAAAACGATAACGATTCGATGTCTGCTTTGACCGGGGGAAGTGGCGACCTCTTCTCCCGGCGGAAGGCGCGGGGCTTCGAAGCCGTTATGCAAATCGTAACTGTCATTGTGGGAATCATTTTCTTTGTTCTTGCTTTGGCGCTGGTTTACGTTTCCTCACATTAG
- the rnr gene encoding ribonuclease R, whose amino-acid sequence MTDLKTQILDYLTENAALSFSAEKLARVLSMTSADEFTPLVQALVQLEREGKVEVTDDGEFKLVPQVKEFTGVFHRNPKGFGFVSYDPEMPDIFINPDHTMYALTGDEVAVKILQAGDPTRDQRPEGEITKIITRSYDHVVGEFKNMTMGNFIGEVILKDKKLGSLRFYVTGDGIHPQDNEVVTASIATYPSEDAPEVMTGPALEVIGDKDEPGVDILSVVYAHDVPHEFPKEVLDQANQIPLTVQPEEKAGRPDLTDQPLVTIDSIESKDLDDAVVAWKLDNGNYHLGVHIADVSHYVQPGTPLDEEAFKRGTSVYLTDRVIPMLPRRLSNGICSLNPGEERLAMSCEMEIDPQGNIVSHEIFPSVIRSHARMTYKSVNAILEAHDEKTRQEYKELVPMFETMADLHRILLKHRHQRGAIDFEAPEAKIIVDENGHPTDIQLRDRGLSERMIESFMLAANETVAKHYDLMHVPFLYRIHEHPDTERIKNFAEFLSVFGINMPGDLANVEPKMLQKVLKQVAGTPEEQMVQTMMLRSMQQAKYSEDELSHFGLGAQYYTHFTSPIRRYPDTTVHRLIKWYKENGTTEEAKAKYRDRLAEIAEHTSVTERRGIDTERDVDSMKKAEFMEDHVGETFDAVVSSVMKFGLFVALENTVEGLIHISVMNDDYYEYIEKHMDLVGRDHHHIFQIGQPVKVKLLRVDKDQREVDFELVNADEAPLTKLRAPRQNDRRNGRGRGNGNGRRNNNGRRHFSDDHDRDNGSRNTTQINRGQTRHRGDRDNNGNRNRRRNGNGQNRRH is encoded by the coding sequence ATGACAGATTTAAAGACACAAATACTAGACTACCTCACGGAAAACGCGGCCCTGAGTTTCTCGGCCGAAAAGTTGGCCCGGGTGCTTTCAATGACCAGTGCGGACGAATTCACCCCCCTGGTGCAGGCCCTCGTTCAATTAGAGCGGGAAGGAAAAGTGGAAGTGACGGATGATGGTGAATTTAAGCTGGTTCCCCAGGTAAAGGAATTCACTGGCGTTTTTCACCGTAACCCCAAGGGCTTTGGCTTTGTTTCCTATGACCCGGAAATGCCAGATATTTTCATTAACCCGGACCACACGATGTACGCCCTAACCGGTGATGAAGTGGCCGTTAAGATCTTACAAGCGGGCGATCCAACCCGCGACCAGAGGCCGGAAGGGGAGATCACGAAGATCATTACCCGCTCCTATGACCACGTGGTGGGGGAATTTAAGAACATGACGATGGGCAACTTCATCGGTGAAGTGATTTTAAAGGATAAAAAGCTGGGGAGCCTCCGCTTTTACGTGACCGGCGATGGGATTCACCCGCAGGATAATGAAGTGGTCACCGCAAGCATTGCGACCTACCCAAGCGAAGACGCTCCGGAGGTGATGACTGGGCCGGCCCTGGAAGTGATCGGGGATAAGGATGAACCCGGCGTCGACATTCTTTCGGTGGTGTACGCCCACGACGTTCCCCACGAATTCCCAAAGGAAGTTTTGGACCAAGCCAACCAAATCCCGTTGACCGTCCAACCAGAAGAAAAGGCGGGGCGCCCGGATTTAACTGACCAACCCTTGGTAACGATTGATTCAATTGAGTCTAAGGACTTAGACGACGCCGTGGTGGCTTGGAAGCTTGATAACGGCAACTACCACTTGGGGGTCCACATCGCCGACGTTTCCCACTACGTTCAACCGGGAACGCCACTGGACGAAGAGGCCTTCAAGCGGGGGACGTCGGTTTATTTGACCGACCGGGTAATTCCAATGTTGCCGCGGCGCCTTTCCAACGGGATTTGTTCCCTTAACCCGGGTGAAGAACGGTTAGCCATGTCGTGTGAAATGGAAATTGACCCCCAAGGAAACATCGTGAGCCACGAGATCTTCCCGTCGGTGATTCGTTCGCACGCCCGGATGACCTATAAGAGTGTCAACGCCATTTTAGAGGCCCACGATGAAAAGACCCGCCAGGAATATAAGGAACTGGTACCGATGTTTGAAACGATGGCCGACTTGCACCGGATCTTGCTCAAGCACCGCCACCAACGGGGGGCAATTGACTTCGAAGCCCCGGAAGCGAAGATCATCGTCGACGAGAATGGTCACCCAACCGACATCCAATTACGCGACCGCGGGCTGTCGGAACGGATGATCGAATCCTTCATGCTGGCGGCTAACGAAACGGTGGCCAAGCACTACGATTTGATGCACGTACCATTCCTCTACCGGATCCACGAACACCCGGATACCGAACGGATTAAAAACTTTGCTGAATTCCTCTCCGTTTTCGGGATTAACATGCCGGGGGACCTCGCCAACGTTGAGCCAAAGATGTTGCAAAAGGTGCTTAAGCAAGTTGCCGGCACGCCAGAGGAACAAATGGTCCAAACGATGATGCTGCGCAGTATGCAACAGGCCAAGTACTCCGAAGATGAGCTAAGCCACTTTGGGCTGGGGGCCCAGTACTACACCCACTTTACGTCGCCGATTCGTCGTTACCCGGATACGACCGTTCACCGCTTGATCAAGTGGTACAAGGAAAACGGGACTACCGAAGAGGCCAAGGCCAAGTACCGGGATCGCCTAGCGGAAATTGCTGAACACACCTCAGTGACGGAACGGCGGGGGATTGATACCGAACGCGACGTCGATTCGATGAAAAAGGCTGAGTTTATGGAGGACCACGTGGGCGAGACCTTTGACGCCGTTGTCTCTTCCGTAATGAAGTTTGGCCTCTTCGTTGCCTTGGAGAATACGGTTGAAGGTTTGATTCATATCTCGGTGATGAACGATGACTACTACGAGTACATCGAAAAGCACATGGACTTGGTCGGCCGGGACCACCACCACATCTTCCAGATTGGTCAACCAGTAAAGGTTAAGCTATTGCGGGTTGATAAGGATCAACGCGAAGTTGACTTCGAGCTGGTGAACGCAGATGAAGCGCCGCTGACTAAGCTGCGGGCACCACGGCAAAATGACCGCCGCAACGGTCGTGGTCGCGGTAACGGTAATGGACGGCGCAATAATAACGGGCGCCGTCACTTCTCCGATGACCACGATCGTGATAACGGGAGTCGTAACACCACCCAGATCAACCGGGGGCAAACTCGTCACCGTGGCGACCGGGATAATAATGGCAACCGCAATCGTCGCCGCAACGGTAACGGACAAAACCGCCGCCACTAG
- a CDS encoding uracil-DNA glycosylase, which yields MKQLINNDWWPVLKPQFETANYQQLHNFLVDEYGHQQVYPEMHHIFEAFNWTPFSKVKVVILGQDPYHGPGQAHGCSFSVLPGVAVPPSLQNIYKELQADLGCPPVKHGYLRSWAEQGVLLLNSVLTVRAGQAYSHQGHGWEQLTDAAIVALSKRPTPVVFILWGRAARDKKRLIDLKRNFVVESAHPSPLSAYRGFFGSRPFSKTNQFLEMTGQAPINWQLPSTVDHL from the coding sequence GTGAAACAGTTAATCAACAATGATTGGTGGCCGGTGTTAAAACCACAGTTTGAAACGGCCAACTACCAGCAATTGCATAATTTCTTGGTGGATGAATATGGCCACCAGCAGGTCTACCCCGAGATGCACCACATCTTTGAGGCCTTTAATTGGACCCCCTTTTCGAAGGTCAAAGTGGTTATTTTGGGGCAGGACCCGTATCACGGACCGGGGCAGGCCCACGGGTGTTCCTTTTCGGTTTTACCGGGAGTGGCGGTACCGCCGTCCTTGCAGAATATTTATAAGGAACTCCAAGCCGATTTGGGGTGCCCGCCCGTCAAGCATGGCTACCTCAGGTCCTGGGCCGAGCAGGGTGTTTTACTGCTAAACTCGGTTCTGACGGTGCGGGCTGGCCAGGCTTACTCCCACCAAGGGCACGGCTGGGAACAGCTAACCGACGCGGCGATCGTCGCCCTGTCTAAACGGCCGACCCCGGTGGTCTTCATCTTATGGGGGCGGGCGGCCCGGGATAAGAAGCGTTTGATTGACCTAAAGCGCAACTTCGTGGTGGAATCGGCGCACCCGAGTCCCCTGTCGGCCTACCGGGGCTTCTTTGGTTCGCGGCCGTTTTCAAAGACCAATCAGTTTTTGGAGATGACCGGCCAAGCCCCAATTAACTGGCAACTGCCGTCGACTGTCGACCACCTGTAG
- a CDS encoding LURP-one-related/scramblase family protein, whose translation MRTLYLREHGGQRQATTIVHDEFNNACYLLTGKWGLRQDVLSLYTMQGSLLAEVKQVTLGLWPKFVLYQNRQRVGVIAKSLGFVRQVIYIRGLNWMVVGSPLSDRYRVYQGNRLVFSTSPLEDTGGLYQAVHIADQDEEPLAILVATILNHWSHRPDHELAVTWHPRRVDDPHPLRGLSPLVTTSPITKPNRR comes from the coding sequence GTGCGCACCCTATACCTACGTGAGCACGGTGGTCAACGTCAGGCAACCACCATCGTTCACGATGAATTCAATAATGCATGTTACTTGCTTACCGGTAAGTGGGGGCTGCGCCAAGACGTTCTTTCCTTGTATACCATGCAAGGGAGCCTGCTCGCTGAGGTGAAGCAGGTTACGCTAGGGCTGTGGCCCAAATTTGTTCTCTACCAAAACCGCCAACGGGTTGGCGTGATCGCTAAATCGCTAGGGTTTGTACGCCAGGTCATCTACATCCGTGGGCTCAACTGGATGGTGGTCGGCTCTCCCCTCTCTGACCGTTACCGGGTCTATCAAGGGAACCGGCTGGTCTTTTCAACTAGTCCCCTTGAAGACACCGGGGGGCTCTACCAAGCAGTTCACATTGCCGACCAAGACGAAGAACCCCTCGCCATTTTAGTGGCCACCATCCTAAACCACTGGTCCCACCGTCCCGATCACGAACTAGCGGTTACCTGGCACCCCCGCAGGGTCGATGATCCCCACCCGCTCCGGGGACTGTCCCCACTAGTAACCACCAGTCCAATTACAAAGCCCAACCGCCGATAA
- a CDS encoding ClC family H(+)/Cl(-) exchange transporter has product MFRFKFLKYSNARSVGRAIVIGVAVGLVASVFRLAIQDVLVLTKLAFLFFHQQPLWLLAWVAVTVPLALFLGRMAQKNPNIKGSGIPQVEGQLTGQFDEQWWPVLWRKFFGGILSIGPGLFLGREGPSIQVGATVGQGIVEGRGKKKLTAIERRVGIASGAAAGLSAAFNAPIASSMFVLEEVYHNFSPLVWLSVFISSISANFVSMQFFGLKPDLDLPHEMYFPVNQYGYLLLLGLFLGILGRLYQYVILRLGTWSRKVTWFKPAWYPVIPFLLVIPIAWWWPNTLGGGNGLIISLTNLPTSVSLFLWLFVLRFVFSMISYGSELPGGIFLPILTLGAVLGGLYCVILIHLGLIPARFLANYVIYAMAGYFACISKAPFTAILLITEMVGSLAHLMPLAVVAVVAYLVVDVLGGAPVYTAMFESFIHRQPHQSLEGITQMTTTIYAGTALDGALVKDYPWPPSCLILMVYRGEEEIVPHGDTRLQVGDTLVIQLTGASHLKSQQAIISGAHQVID; this is encoded by the coding sequence GTGTTCAGATTTAAATTTTTAAAGTATAGCAACGCCCGGTCGGTGGGACGGGCAATTGTGATTGGGGTGGCCGTTGGGTTAGTGGCCTCGGTCTTTCGGTTGGCGATTCAAGACGTCTTGGTCCTCACCAAGCTGGCCTTTTTGTTCTTCCACCAGCAGCCGCTATGGCTATTGGCGTGGGTAGCGGTAACCGTCCCGTTAGCCCTTTTCTTGGGGCGGATGGCCCAAAAGAACCCCAACATTAAGGGCTCGGGGATTCCGCAAGTCGAAGGTCAGTTAACGGGCCAGTTCGACGAGCAATGGTGGCCAGTCTTGTGGCGCAAGTTCTTTGGGGGCATCCTTTCCATCGGTCCCGGTCTCTTCTTGGGACGGGAAGGACCGTCAATTCAAGTCGGGGCCACGGTTGGCCAAGGCATCGTCGAGGGGCGGGGAAAGAAGAAACTGACCGCCATTGAGCGTCGGGTGGGGATCGCCTCCGGAGCGGCTGCTGGGCTTTCGGCGGCCTTCAACGCCCCGATCGCCTCCTCAATGTTTGTCTTAGAAGAGGTTTACCATAACTTCTCCCCGTTAGTATGGCTATCGGTGTTTATTTCCTCGATCAGTGCCAACTTTGTGTCGATGCAATTCTTTGGCCTCAAGCCGGATTTAGACCTGCCCCACGAAATGTATTTCCCGGTCAATCAGTACGGGTACCTATTGTTATTAGGGCTCTTCTTGGGGATTTTAGGGCGGCTGTATCAGTACGTGATCCTACGGCTAGGGACGTGGAGCCGCAAGGTAACGTGGTTTAAGCCCGCTTGGTACCCGGTGATCCCATTCTTGTTGGTGATTCCAATTGCTTGGTGGTGGCCAAACACGCTGGGGGGCGGTAACGGGTTGATTATTAGTTTGACCAACCTGCCGACCTCAGTGAGCCTCTTTTTGTGGTTGTTTGTCCTCCGGTTTGTCTTCTCCATGATTTCCTACGGTTCTGAATTGCCCGGGGGGATTTTCTTGCCGATTTTGACCTTGGGAGCCGTTCTCGGCGGGCTGTACTGCGTCATTTTGATTCACCTGGGCCTAATTCCGGCGCGCTTTTTAGCCAACTACGTGATTTACGCCATGGCCGGCTACTTTGCCTGCATTTCCAAGGCGCCCTTCACGGCGATCCTGTTGATTACGGAAATGGTGGGTTCCCTAGCCCACCTCATGCCGTTAGCGGTGGTGGCGGTGGTGGCCTACCTAGTCGTGGACGTCTTAGGCGGTGCTCCCGTCTACACGGCCATGTTTGAAAGCTTCATTCATCGTCAACCACACCAGTCCCTGGAGGGGATTACGCAGATGACGACGACCATCTACGCCGGGACCGCCCTTGACGGCGCCTTAGTTAAAGACTACCCGTGGCCACCATCCTGTTTGATTTTAATGGTTTACCGGGGCGAAGAAGAAATCGTTCCCCACGGTGATACCCGCCTCCAGGTCGGTGACACCCTAGTAATCCAGCTAACCGGGGCCAGTCACCTCAAGTCCCAACAAGCGATCATTAGCGGTGCCCACCAGGTGATTGATTAG
- the smpB gene encoding SsrA-binding protein SmpB, which translates to MAKKNHQGLDANLIAQNKKARHDYTVTDTFEAGLVLTGTEIKSVRARRVTLKDGYAQFHNGELWLMNVHIAEFAGGNIFNHDPLRNRKLLLHKKELKKLQGELTAKGVTLVPLKMYLKHGYAKVLLGLAQGKHEYDKRNAIKKREQDRQIDRVMKHY; encoded by the coding sequence ATGGCGAAAAAGAACCACCAGGGGCTCGACGCCAACCTGATTGCCCAAAATAAAAAGGCTCGTCATGACTACACGGTTACCGACACCTTTGAAGCTGGGCTCGTTTTAACCGGGACCGAAATCAAGTCGGTGCGTGCACGGCGGGTCACCCTAAAGGATGGCTACGCCCAATTTCATAATGGTGAACTCTGGTTAATGAACGTCCACATTGCCGAATTCGCGGGTGGTAACATCTTTAACCACGACCCGTTACGTAACCGGAAGCTCTTATTGCACAAAAAGGAGCTCAAGAAGTTACAAGGCGAATTAACGGCCAAGGGGGTTACCCTCGTACCGTTAAAAATGTACTTGAAACACGGCTACGCCAAGGTGCTCTTGGGCCTTGCTCAAGGGAAGCACGAGTACGATAAGCGTAACGCCATTAAAAAGCGTGAGCAGGACCGCCAGATTGATCGGGTCATGAAGCATTACTAA
- a CDS encoding amino acid permease, translated as MKQQSSGAPELRRSMTAGQMEMISLGGAIGVGLFMGSTSTIKWTGPSVILAYAFVGLILYIVMRALGEMIYVNPGTGSFADYATEYVHPIAGYLAKWANVFEYIVVGMSEVVAATEYLQYWWPHTKPWAAGLVIIAFLALANLASAKAYGSLEFWFAMIKVITIILMILLGFMVIFFGFGNGGHPTGFSNLWSHGGFFTGGISGFFFSMSIIVGSYEGIELLGISAGEVANPQQAIVKSVKSVLFRILIFYVGAIFVIVTIYPWNHLSAVGSPFVSTFAKVGITAAASLINFVVLTAALSGANSGIYSSSRMLFKLAHEGDAPKIFGRLSKHVVPDMAILGISGGILLGFIADIFATVFSKTTTDMFVIVFSSSVLPGMIPWFVILLAELRFRKHNPSLMKDHPFKLPLYPLSNYFAFAMLVVIVVFMFVNPDTRISVIAGTVVLVVAVLAYLIRYRGNLRKEN; from the coding sequence ATGAAACAGCAATCAAGTGGGGCGCCCGAACTGCGGCGTTCGATGACAGCTGGTCAAATGGAGATGATCTCCTTAGGGGGAGCCATCGGGGTTGGTTTGTTCATGGGGTCGACGTCGACGATTAAGTGGACGGGACCATCGGTGATTTTAGCTTACGCCTTCGTTGGTTTGATTCTCTACATTGTCATGCGGGCCCTGGGAGAAATGATTTACGTTAACCCGGGGACCGGCTCCTTTGCCGATTACGCTACCGAATACGTTCACCCAATTGCCGGTTACTTAGCTAAGTGGGCCAACGTCTTTGAATACATCGTCGTCGGGATGTCGGAAGTGGTGGCCGCCACGGAATACCTGCAGTACTGGTGGCCACACACCAAGCCCTGGGCGGCTGGGTTGGTCATCATCGCCTTCTTGGCCCTCGCTAACTTAGCCAGCGCCAAGGCTTACGGGTCATTAGAGTTTTGGTTTGCGATGATCAAGGTAATCACCATTATCCTAATGATCCTTTTGGGCTTTATGGTTATCTTCTTTGGCTTTGGTAACGGCGGGCACCCCACCGGCTTTTCCAACCTGTGGAGCCACGGCGGGTTCTTTACCGGCGGCATTTCGGGCTTCTTCTTTTCGATGTCAATCATCGTCGGTTCCTACGAGGGGATTGAGTTGCTGGGAATTTCGGCCGGGGAAGTAGCTAACCCACAACAGGCGATTGTTAAGTCGGTCAAGTCAGTCCTCTTCAGGATCCTGATCTTCTACGTTGGGGCGATCTTTGTGATTGTCACCATCTACCCGTGGAACCACCTAAGTGCGGTGGGGTCGCCGTTTGTTTCCACCTTCGCCAAGGTGGGCATCACCGCGGCTGCCTCTTTGATTAACTTCGTGGTCCTGACGGCCGCCCTTTCCGGGGCCAACTCGGGGATCTATTCTTCAAGCCGGATGCTCTTTAAATTGGCTCACGAGGGCGATGCGCCTAAGATTTTTGGCCGCTTGTCCAAGCACGTGGTTCCGGACATGGCGATCCTGGGGATTTCTGGGGGGATTTTACTTGGCTTCATTGCCGACATTTTCGCAACGGTCTTTTCAAAGACGACCACCGATATGTTCGTGATTGTCTTCTCGTCTTCCGTTTTACCGGGGATGATCCCGTGGTTTGTGATCCTCTTGGCTGAGTTGCGCTTCCGCAAGCACAACCCGTCCCTAATGAAGGATCATCCCTTCAAATTACCTTTGTACCCCCTATCTAATTACTTCGCCTTTGCCATGCTGGTGGTGATTGTGGTCTTCATGTTCGTTAACCCAGATACCCGGATTTCAGTGATTGCCGGGACGGTCGTCTTGGTGGTGGCCGTTTTAGCCTACCTGATCCGGTACCGGGGCAACTTGCGAAAAGAAAATTAG